From one Microbacterium sp. 10M-3C3 genomic stretch:
- a CDS encoding DUF1275 family protein, with product MTGRGMASAAVAPRRTIAVAALLAFIAGYVDALGFLATGGLFVSFMSGNSTASAVQLWQGALPVALLGGALVVSFVAGVTAAAVIARSVRHGRSRVLLLVIATMLVLSEMLRAFYPEAEAWSYTLVAAGMGAVNVVFADRDRVQVAVTYATGGLVAVGLGLAQMLTGSSRTAWRRPLLLWAALVVGAVIGAVAHLPLGPWALPAAAAALVLLALLPARVFGH from the coding sequence ATGACCGGGCGGGGCATGGCGAGCGCGGCGGTCGCCCCGCGCCGCACGATCGCCGTCGCGGCGCTGCTCGCATTCATCGCCGGCTACGTCGACGCCCTCGGCTTCCTCGCCACCGGCGGGCTGTTCGTGTCGTTCATGAGCGGCAACTCCACCGCCTCCGCCGTGCAGCTGTGGCAGGGTGCGCTTCCGGTCGCGCTCCTCGGCGGGGCGCTCGTGGTGAGCTTCGTCGCGGGGGTGACGGCGGCCGCCGTCATCGCCCGCAGCGTCCGCCACGGCCGCTCGCGCGTGCTGCTCCTCGTCATCGCGACGATGCTCGTGCTGTCGGAGATGCTCCGCGCGTTCTACCCGGAGGCCGAGGCGTGGTCGTACACGCTCGTGGCGGCGGGGATGGGCGCGGTCAACGTGGTGTTCGCCGACAGGGACCGCGTGCAGGTCGCGGTGACCTACGCGACGGGCGGACTCGTCGCCGTCGGGCTCGGACTCGCGCAGATGCTCACGGGCAGCTCGCGCACGGCGTGGCGACGGCCGCTGCTGCTGTGGGCCGCACTCGTCGTCGGGGCCGTCATCGGCGCCGTCGCACACCTTCCGCTCGGGCCGTGGGCGCTGCCCGCCGCCGCGGCCGCCCTCGTGCTCCTGGCCCTGCTCCCCGCGCGCGTGTTCGGGCATTGA
- the cofC gene encoding 2-phospho-L-lactate guanylyltransferase: MPSDSPFFAASGASQPEYERRWTVVVPVKAADVGKSRLDGAAADRVELARAIALDTIEAAAAAATVTRVLVVTADPEVARVAGGMANVEVVPDPDAVGLDAAVAAGAAAAGVDAARAALLGDLPALHPAELDAALVASADVERGLVADAEGTGSTLVTARPGAVWVSAFGEDSAERHRLLGCVDLDVPQDTGLRRDVDTPEQLAAARALGLGSRTAALVRAAETSAEQPASPAGAPARG, from the coding sequence ATGCCCTCCGACTCGCCCTTTTTCGCCGCATCCGGCGCGTCCCAGCCTGAATACGAACGGCGGTGGACCGTGGTCGTGCCCGTCAAGGCCGCCGACGTCGGCAAGTCGCGCCTCGACGGCGCCGCCGCCGACCGCGTCGAGCTCGCCCGCGCGATCGCGCTCGACACGATCGAGGCGGCCGCCGCGGCGGCGACCGTCACGCGCGTGCTCGTCGTGACCGCCGACCCCGAGGTCGCCCGCGTGGCCGGCGGGATGGCGAACGTGGAGGTCGTGCCCGATCCGGATGCGGTGGGACTCGACGCCGCCGTCGCCGCCGGCGCCGCCGCGGCGGGCGTGGATGCGGCACGCGCCGCCCTCCTGGGCGATCTCCCGGCCCTGCATCCGGCCGAGCTCGATGCCGCGCTCGTGGCATCGGCCGACGTCGAGCGCGGACTCGTCGCCGACGCCGAGGGGACGGGCTCGACCCTCGTCACCGCGCGGCCGGGCGCGGTGTGGGTGTCGGCGTTCGGCGAGGACTCCGCCGAGCGGCACCGTCTGCTCGGATGCGTCGACCTCGACGTGCCGCAGGACACCGGGCTGCGCCGCGACGTCGACACCCCCGAGCAGCTCGCCGCGGCGCGCGCCCTGGGGCTGGGCTCTCGCACAGCGGCGCTCGTGCGCGCCGCGGAGACCTCCGCCGAGCAGCCCGCGAGCCCGGCCGGGGCACCGGCACGGGGATGA